The segment GACCAAACTTGCGGCAACGTGGTCTTGGGTCGAGAGGGGATTGCTGGCAATTAGGACGGCATCGGCTCCGGCGGCCTTGAGGGCGATCGCCAAGTGAGCTGTTTCCGTCGTCACGTGACAACAGGCAACCAACCGAATTCCTGCTAGCGGTTTCTCTTGGGCGAAGCGCTCCTGAATTTGGCGCAGCACGGGCATTTCGCGACCTGCCCATTCGATCCGCTGTCGTCCCTGAGGTGCTAGGGATAAATCCTTCACCTCATGCTTAACTTGGGTTGTAGTGCTCATAAACTCTTGCTATTGATTCCTAGTTACAGTTGTGCGGTTGCGTGCTGTAGTGCTAACTACCTAGCTTAACTGATTGCCCTTGCTAAACCAATTTGCCGAGCCTGTATTTTGGGCTAATCAACACAAAACGATCGCCCTTACGAAAGGAGAGCGATCGCCCGAAGACCATACACAGCATTGATCTGAGAACAATCAAAACCTGGGCTGCAAACGGGAGTTTTGGCGTTTGTTCTAGATAGAGAGTGGTGATTTACGCAAGCTTAGCCCTGGTACAGCCCCAGCCAAGCGAGCAAGCCTTGCCTGGTGACGTACTCAATTAAAAGGGTCAACACAAAGCCAATCATAGCGGCTCTGCCATTGAGACGTTCGGCATAGCTGTTAAAGCCGAATTTGGGTTCGTCAAGCTTGGGGGTCACGGTAGGTTGAGGTTTGGTCATGAAGTTCTTTACAAATCTTTACTCTATCTTCGCAAGGGATCGGAGCGACCGTCAACCCTGATTGAGAATCCCCCAATGTTTCTCAAGCGACAGTGTTCATAAAGCGATCGCCCTAAGATGACGGGCAGCGTCTAGACTAAAGGGCGATCGTCGTCTTTTAGAAACGGTGGGTGGTGGGATCACGCCTATAATTTCCTACCGCGCAATTTACGGCCCTGTCTAAGCTAGAAGCAGTTAGGTACATTGAGGTACGACATGGATATTGGTGTTCCCAAAGAGGTAAAGGATCAAGAGTTTCGGGTAGGCCTGACCCCTAGCAGTGTGCGCGGACTGACGGATCGTGGACACGCTGTTTTTGTCGAAACCCAGGCCGGGATTGGCGCAGGATTTACCGATGATGATTACCGGGCGGCGGGGGCAACGATCGTGTCTACGGCGGCAGAAGCCTGGAATCACGCGATGATCGTGAAGGTGAAAGAACCCCTGAAGTCGGAATATGACTTTATTCAAAAAGAACAGATTCTCTTTACCTACCTCCATTTGGCTGCCGATCGCGCCCTGACTGAACGATTAATTGAAAGCGGCGTAACGGCGATCGCCTACGAAACCGTAGAAGTGGATCATACCCTGCCCCTCTTGACGCCCATGAGCATCATTGCCGGACGGCTATCGGTGCAGTTTGGTGCCCGCTTTTTAGAGAAACAGC is part of the Synechococcales cyanobacterium T60_A2020_003 genome and harbors:
- a CDS encoding adenosylhomocysteinase; this translates as MSTTTQVKHEVKDLSLAPQGRQRIEWAGREMPVLRQIQERFAQEKPLAGIRLVACCHVTTETAHLAIALKAAGADAVLIASNPLSTQDHVAASLV